From the Leucobacter denitrificans genome, one window contains:
- the glp gene encoding gephyrin-like molybdotransferase Glp, which translates to MTELPEVYSEWILSRIKATEIVEVSIAGAHGRVLAQSASAGVDLPLWSASAMDGYAIHSADTVTATDETPVMLRVIGEVEAGSSLDPDLPSGSAVRIMTGAPVPTAADAVIPVELTRGSKPDGWADDQVQVLRGVDRGANVRRRGEDVVQGETIAHAGEVLGAARLSALAAAGVASVRVYRTPRVAVVSTGSELREPGQPLLRGEIPESNSLLISGMLREVGIEARTVEHITDDAASLRQRLAQLAADHDAVITTGGVGPGLHDVVRIALEPEPEIRSVRVAVRPGQPQCSGRHSAGAFIFGLPGNPVSAAVSFELFVRPALRKMAGITAPERRRLEATATTGWRGKSGVLQVLPVTLSEGPEGLTCAPAVPPKGVSHSVGRHGATDGYALVEPGRGDIAAGDQVRVIETGLL; encoded by the coding sequence GTGACCGAATTGCCTGAGGTTTACTCAGAGTGGATCCTGTCGCGTATCAAGGCGACCGAGATCGTCGAGGTTTCGATCGCGGGCGCGCACGGGCGTGTGCTCGCGCAGTCAGCGAGTGCCGGGGTCGATCTGCCGCTCTGGAGCGCGTCGGCGATGGATGGGTACGCGATCCACTCGGCTGACACGGTGACAGCAACCGACGAAACTCCTGTGATGCTTCGTGTCATCGGTGAGGTCGAGGCTGGAAGCAGCCTCGACCCAGATCTCCCTTCAGGCTCAGCGGTGCGGATCATGACGGGGGCTCCGGTTCCCACTGCGGCAGATGCCGTGATTCCCGTTGAACTCACACGCGGCTCGAAGCCCGACGGGTGGGCCGATGACCAAGTTCAGGTGCTTCGCGGCGTTGACCGTGGGGCGAATGTTCGCAGGCGCGGCGAAGACGTGGTTCAGGGAGAGACGATCGCGCACGCTGGCGAAGTGCTCGGTGCTGCACGACTCTCCGCTCTTGCTGCTGCCGGGGTAGCGTCGGTTCGGGTATATCGCACACCACGCGTCGCGGTCGTAAGCACCGGATCAGAGCTACGTGAACCCGGGCAGCCGCTTCTCCGCGGCGAGATTCCCGAGTCGAACTCGTTGCTCATTTCAGGAATGCTGCGAGAAGTAGGAATCGAGGCGCGCACGGTCGAGCACATCACCGACGATGCGGCCTCGCTGCGGCAGCGGCTCGCGCAACTCGCGGCGGATCACGACGCAGTCATCACTACAGGAGGTGTCGGGCCGGGTCTGCACGACGTCGTGCGGATCGCCCTTGAACCTGAACCGGAAATACGCTCTGTGCGGGTTGCCGTTCGGCCGGGCCAGCCCCAGTGCTCGGGCCGGCACAGCGCAGGCGCCTTCATATTCGGGTTGCCCGGCAACCCTGTAAGCGCCGCAGTGAGCTTCGAGCTATTCGTGCGGCCTGCACTGCGCAAGATGGCCGGCATCACCGCTCCTGAGCGTCGGCGCCTCGAAGCTACGGCGACAACCGGATGGCGCGGCAAGTCCGGTGTCTTACAGGTGCTACCCGTGACGCTTTCCGAGGGGCCCGAGGGCCTCACCTGTGCCCCGGCGGTACCGCCGAAAGGGGTGTCGCACTCGGTCGGAAGACACGGGGCCACCGACGGGTACGCGCTCGTCGAGCCTGGGCGTGGTGACATTGCAGCTGGCGATCAGGTCCGGGTTATCGAGACAGGATTACTGTGA
- a CDS encoding helix-turn-helix domain-containing protein, giving the protein MRAVQDEPGQKLEELAAQAEIHINTARDHLRVLEEEGLVASRPLATGTRGRPPAGFYPVCGPGMNPSADERVMASLSRGDMLRRLYPSLDRSSVIGEEAQHQIDTLVAHLEDVGLEPDLDLDRLEVTVVPCPEYDLCDENRASICDVHERLIRDQLSQVSGPLEVEQLEPFVTPDECRLTLSMRKQRLPNPAMPPRKQQR; this is encoded by the coding sequence ATGCGAGCCGTGCAAGATGAGCCCGGGCAAAAGCTCGAAGAGTTGGCTGCTCAGGCCGAGATTCATATCAATACCGCACGAGATCACCTGCGTGTGCTCGAAGAAGAGGGCCTCGTTGCGAGCAGGCCCCTGGCGACGGGAACTCGGGGTCGACCGCCGGCGGGCTTCTACCCTGTTTGCGGGCCGGGAATGAACCCGAGTGCCGACGAACGAGTGATGGCGTCGCTGTCGAGGGGCGACATGCTTCGTCGGCTCTACCCATCGCTCGACAGAAGTTCGGTGATCGGAGAGGAGGCGCAGCATCAGATCGATACGCTCGTTGCCCACCTCGAAGATGTCGGGCTTGAGCCCGACCTCGATCTCGACAGGCTCGAGGTCACAGTTGTGCCGTGCCCGGAGTACGATCTGTGCGACGAGAATCGAGCTTCGATTTGTGATGTGCACGAGCGCTTGATTCGGGATCAGTTGAGCCAGGTGTCTGGCCCGCTTGAGGTCGAACAGCTTGAGCCTTTTGTGACTCCTGACGAGTGCAGGCTCACGCTCTCGATGCGCAAGCAGCGGCTGCCAAATCCGGCCATGCCTCCGCGCAAACAGCAACGCTGA
- a CDS encoding MFS transporter, which translates to MSTSVNGVLMNDTAITTTSGNLRGQFTQVILAMLASTVGFWAWMIISPIQAFYSEEMQLSEGQISLMLAAPVLVGALGRIITGSLTDRFGGRKMFTAILLISIPAVLLVAVAGSIGSFVLLFIAGTYLGVAGTIFAIGIPFSSAWYEPKRRGFATGVFGMGMIGTAVSAFVTPRLLRTIGYFETHLLVAGIMLVMAVIVWFFMRESPEWVPNREPFLPKVMGTLKLAITWEMSFLYGIVFGGFVAFSTFLPKYLVTIYPDDVEPVGAGTRTALFAVAAVVARPIGGVLADIFGPKIISLISLAGIVTLAYVVGQQPAEGILTGVTFIAMASAMGLGMGAVFAWIGPSTPKEKVGAVSGIVAAAGGLGGYFPPLVMGATYHPESNSYSLGLWLLVLVGAFALVVAGMLKGARSK; encoded by the coding sequence GTGTCGACTTCAGTGAACGGAGTACTCATGAACGACACCGCAATCACTACAACTTCCGGCAATCTGCGCGGTCAATTCACGCAGGTCATTCTCGCCATGCTCGCCTCAACGGTTGGCTTTTGGGCGTGGATGATTATCTCCCCGATCCAGGCGTTCTACTCGGAAGAGATGCAGCTGAGTGAGGGGCAAATCTCGCTCATGCTCGCCGCCCCGGTGCTGGTCGGTGCACTCGGTCGCATCATCACCGGCTCGCTCACTGACCGGTTCGGCGGGCGCAAGATGTTCACGGCTATCCTGCTCATTTCGATACCTGCGGTGCTACTCGTTGCAGTCGCGGGGTCCATCGGCAGCTTCGTTCTGCTGTTCATTGCCGGCACGTACCTCGGTGTCGCGGGCACAATCTTCGCGATTGGTATTCCGTTCTCGAGCGCCTGGTACGAACCAAAACGTCGCGGCTTCGCGACCGGTGTGTTCGGCATGGGAATGATCGGCACTGCAGTATCCGCATTCGTAACGCCGCGCCTGTTGCGCACCATCGGGTACTTCGAAACCCATCTTCTGGTTGCCGGCATCATGCTCGTCATGGCGGTGATCGTGTGGTTCTTCATGCGCGAATCCCCAGAATGGGTTCCAAACCGAGAGCCGTTCCTCCCCAAGGTCATGGGCACGCTTAAGCTTGCGATTACGTGGGAAATGTCGTTCCTCTACGGCATCGTATTTGGCGGCTTCGTCGCGTTCTCAACGTTCTTGCCGAAGTATCTCGTCACGATTTATCCAGACGACGTCGAACCGGTGGGCGCTGGCACTCGAACCGCACTGTTCGCCGTCGCCGCGGTGGTCGCGCGCCCAATTGGTGGCGTTCTCGCTGATATTTTTGGCCCGAAAATCATCTCGCTCATCTCACTCGCGGGCATTGTGACGCTTGCGTACGTGGTTGGTCAGCAGCCTGCTGAGGGAATCCTCACTGGCGTCACGTTCATCGCAATGGCATCGGCTATGGGGCTCGGCATGGGTGCGGTCTTTGCGTGGATCGGGCCTTCGACCCCGAAAGAGAAGGTCGGCGCAGTCAGCGGTATCGTGGCGGCTGCGGGCGGTCTCGGCGGATACTTCCCGCCGCTCGTCATGGGCGCGACCTACCACCCCGAGAGCAACTCGTACTCGCTGGGCCTATGGTTACTCGTGCTCGTCGGCGCGTTTGCGCTTGTTGTCGCGGGCATGCTCAAGGGGGCACGCTCGAAGTAG
- the narH gene encoding nitrate reductase subunit beta produces MKVMAQMSMVMNLDKCIGCHTCSVTCKQAWTNRSGVEYVWFNNVETRPGVGYPRGYEDQEKWKGGWVRDKKGRLRLRDGGRLHKLSRIFSNPKLPEIHDYYEPWTYDYDMLLNSPQGEHTPVAKPKSLLTGKDMKIGWSANWDDNLGGSLETMQDDPILQKMSEEVNAEYEKAFMFYLPRICEHCLNPSCVASCPSGAMYKRQEDGIVLVDQDACRGWRMCISGCPYKKVYFNHRTGKAEKCTFCYPRIEVGLPTVCAETCVGRLRYLGLVLYDADRVAEAASVEDPHELLAAQRSVLLDPHDPEVVRAAQAEGIPEDWIAAAQASPIWKLIHDYEVALPLHPEYRTMPMVWYIPPLSPIVDVVSGSGNDGEDARTLFAAIDKLRIPISYLAELFTAGDVKPVDLALRKLAAMRSYMRGVSIDDERDESIANAVGMTGPQIEEMYRLLAIAKYEERYVIPPAHAEQAHDLEEMGCSLDFDGGPGMGGAGPFGSSSGQQVPVAVENFQSLQNRQTADRPSTPGRINLLNWDGNGTPSGLFPPKDHEGQ; encoded by the coding sequence ATGAAAGTAATGGCCCAAATGTCGATGGTGATGAATCTCGACAAATGCATCGGCTGTCACACGTGTTCGGTGACCTGTAAGCAGGCCTGGACCAACCGTTCGGGTGTTGAGTACGTCTGGTTCAACAACGTTGAGACGAGGCCCGGCGTGGGGTACCCCCGCGGGTACGAGGATCAGGAGAAGTGGAAGGGCGGCTGGGTCCGTGACAAGAAGGGGCGCCTGAGGCTGCGCGACGGAGGTCGTCTGCATAAGCTCTCGCGCATCTTCTCCAACCCGAAGCTCCCAGAGATCCACGACTACTACGAGCCATGGACATACGACTACGACATGCTTCTCAACTCGCCGCAGGGCGAGCACACCCCGGTGGCGAAGCCGAAGAGCCTGCTCACGGGCAAGGACATGAAGATTGGGTGGTCGGCAAACTGGGATGACAACCTCGGTGGATCGCTTGAGACGATGCAAGACGACCCGATTCTGCAGAAGATGAGCGAAGAGGTGAACGCCGAATACGAGAAGGCGTTCATGTTCTACTTGCCGCGCATCTGCGAGCACTGCCTGAACCCGTCGTGTGTCGCATCGTGCCCGTCAGGCGCAATGTACAAGCGTCAGGAAGACGGCATCGTACTCGTCGATCAAGACGCCTGCCGGGGCTGGCGCATGTGTATCTCGGGATGCCCGTACAAGAAGGTGTACTTCAACCACCGCACGGGCAAGGCCGAGAAGTGCACGTTCTGCTACCCCCGCATTGAGGTCGGTCTGCCGACGGTGTGCGCTGAAACCTGTGTCGGTCGCCTCCGCTACTTGGGCCTCGTGTTGTACGATGCAGATCGTGTTGCTGAGGCGGCGAGCGTCGAAGATCCGCACGAGTTGCTTGCAGCTCAGCGTTCGGTGCTGCTTGACCCGCACGACCCCGAGGTTGTGCGCGCTGCGCAGGCAGAGGGCATTCCTGAGGACTGGATCGCGGCAGCACAGGCGAGCCCGATCTGGAAACTCATTCACGACTATGAGGTCGCGCTACCGCTGCACCCCGAGTACCGCACCATGCCGATGGTTTGGTACATCCCGCCGCTGTCACCAATTGTTGATGTTGTGTCTGGATCGGGCAACGACGGTGAAGATGCTCGGACACTGTTCGCGGCGATCGACAAGCTGCGCATTCCGATCAGCTACCTCGCCGAACTGTTTACGGCGGGTGATGTGAAGCCCGTCGACCTGGCACTTCGCAAGCTCGCCGCGATGCGTTCGTACATGCGAGGAGTAAGCATTGACGACGAACGCGACGAAAGCATCGCGAACGCGGTGGGCATGACCGGTCCGCAAATCGAAGAGATGTATCGACTGCTCGCCATCGCGAAGTACGAGGAACGATACGTTATTCCACCGGCGCACGCCGAGCAGGCTCACGATCTCGAAGAGATGGGCTGTTCACTCGACTTCGACGGCGGCCCTGGCATGGGGGGTGCAGGTCCGTTCGGCTCCTCGAGCGGCCAGCAAGTGCCGGTCGCCGTTGAAAACTTCCAGTCACTGCAGAACCGGCAGACGGCGGATCGCCCGTCGACTCCGGGACGCATCAACCTGCTGAACTGGGATGGAAACGGCACACCATCGGGCCTGTTCCCACCCAAGGATCACGAGGGCCAGTAG
- the narJ gene encoding nitrate reductase molybdenum cofactor assembly chaperone, with translation MSITALKNRVTRKQALPDALVPVKLNRNERSRAHMLASLLLDYPTEEWFARLDVLEREASTLPTPIADPLRTFIAEARAAGIDTWQKQYVVTFDMKRKCSLYLTYFATGDTRKRGTALVTFIEAYRAAGWEVDADELSDYLPMVLEFSAVSEDPISEALLASHLEGIEVLRAALEGMNSPWAQVVRTITLSLPPVDRKTRERVLALVTEGPPTETVGLSFLGNLPPFKSREES, from the coding sequence ATGAGTATCACGGCCCTCAAAAACAGAGTCACGCGCAAGCAGGCATTGCCCGATGCGCTCGTTCCGGTAAAGCTGAACCGGAACGAGCGGTCGCGCGCGCATATGCTCGCTTCGCTGCTGCTCGACTACCCGACCGAAGAGTGGTTTGCGCGACTTGACGTGCTCGAGCGCGAGGCGAGTACATTGCCTACGCCGATCGCCGATCCACTGCGCACATTCATTGCTGAGGCTCGCGCCGCAGGCATCGATACTTGGCAGAAGCAGTATGTCGTGACGTTCGACATGAAGCGTAAGTGCAGTCTGTACCTGACGTACTTCGCGACCGGGGACACTCGCAAGCGCGGAACCGCGCTCGTGACGTTCATCGAGGCCTATCGAGCCGCAGGGTGGGAAGTTGATGCCGACGAGCTCTCGGATTACCTGCCGATGGTGCTTGAGTTCTCGGCCGTGTCTGAAGACCCAATCTCAGAGGCGCTGCTTGCCTCGCATCTCGAAGGGATTGAGGTGTTGCGCGCGGCGCTCGAAGGCATGAACAGCCCTTGGGCGCAGGTGGTGCGCACCATCACACTCTCGCTCCCGCCCGTCGACCGGAAAACCCGCGAACGGGTACTCGCCCTCGTAACAGAGGGGCCACCCACTGAGACCGTAGGCCTCAGTTTTCTCGGCAACCTGCCACCGTTCAAGTCACGGGAGGAATCATGA
- the narI gene encoding respiratory nitrate reductase subunit gamma, with the protein MNPLDIVLWVALPYVCGAVFIVGHIWRYRYDKFGWTTRSSQTYESRLLRWGSPMFHFGILMVIVGHAVGLFIPREWLYAIGISEQMYHIGATVMGTFAAVLTLAGLAILIFRRRTVGPVFLATTVMDKVMYVFLGAALGFGTLATVVYQVFGAGFHYRETISPWIRDLFIFQPKPELMVDVPLLFQLHVISALLLFALWPFTRLVHVFSAPIGYLFRPYVVYRSRDAVQQGSRPVKRGWDPITQPDEKKLRRP; encoded by the coding sequence ATGAATCCGCTCGACATTGTGCTCTGGGTTGCGCTGCCGTACGTTTGCGGCGCGGTCTTCATTGTGGGGCACATCTGGCGCTACCGATATGACAAGTTTGGTTGGACGACCCGGTCGAGCCAGACCTATGAGAGTCGGCTGCTCCGCTGGGGATCACCGATGTTTCACTTCGGTATTCTCATGGTCATCGTCGGCCACGCAGTGGGTCTGTTCATACCGAGGGAATGGTTATACGCCATAGGTATCTCCGAGCAGATGTATCACATTGGTGCGACTGTGATGGGCACGTTTGCGGCGGTACTCACGCTTGCCGGTCTCGCGATTCTCATCTTCCGCAGGCGAACCGTTGGCCCAGTGTTTCTTGCAACCACGGTCATGGACAAGGTCATGTACGTGTTTCTCGGGGCCGCACTCGGCTTCGGAACCCTTGCGACCGTGGTCTATCAAGTCTTTGGTGCCGGATTCCACTACCGGGAGACCATCTCACCGTGGATCAGAGATCTGTTCATCTTCCAGCCCAAGCCAGAACTCATGGTCGATGTTCCGCTGCTCTTCCAGCTCCACGTCATTAGTGCACTGCTGCTGTTCGCACTCTGGCCATTCACGAGGCTCGTTCACGTGTTTTCGGCTCCAATCGGATACCTGTTCAGGCCATATGTCGTTTATCGCTCACGTGACGCGGTACAGCAGGGAAGTCGCCCGGTGAAGCGCGGGTGGGATCCGATCACGCAGCCCGACGAGAAGAAGCTGCGCAGGCCGTAG
- a CDS encoding ABC transporter ATP-binding protein, producing the protein MSETLQTSALSASFSVHRPGFSLDITIDALPGETIAIMGPSGAGKTTVLGALSGLIPIDAGRIQLGDRVLADREREVHVAPSKRRVSSLGQEGDLFPHMTALQNIAFAARARGVDRETALSEAGQWLERIGLTALTSNRPSELSGGQAKRIALVRALAARPQLLLVDEPLVSLDVEAAQDMRELITAQLQEHPTTTVLVSHDARDAEQLASRLFIVEGGEITQAGSVSEVLDEPATRFVRALARSTGRSTDHSTVETE; encoded by the coding sequence ATGAGCGAGACGCTGCAGACCTCAGCCCTCTCGGCTTCATTTTCCGTGCACCGGCCAGGCTTTTCACTCGACATCACGATTGACGCGCTACCCGGCGAAACCATCGCAATCATGGGCCCCTCCGGCGCGGGCAAGACCACAGTGCTCGGTGCGCTCTCGGGGCTCATCCCCATCGACGCCGGCCGAATTCAGCTCGGCGACCGTGTGCTCGCGGATCGAGAACGCGAGGTGCATGTCGCTCCGAGCAAGCGGCGCGTGAGTAGCCTCGGTCAAGAAGGCGACCTATTTCCGCACATGACAGCGCTGCAGAATATCGCGTTCGCGGCCCGCGCGCGGGGTGTGGATCGAGAGACCGCGCTCTCCGAGGCCGGTCAATGGCTCGAGCGGATCGGCCTCACAGCCCTGACCTCGAACCGACCCTCAGAGCTCTCTGGTGGGCAGGCGAAGCGGATCGCGCTCGTACGTGCGCTCGCTGCGCGACCTCAGCTCCTCCTAGTCGATGAGCCGCTCGTGTCGCTCGACGTGGAGGCCGCGCAGGACATGCGTGAACTCATCACCGCACAGCTCCAGGAGCACCCCACCACTACGGTTCTCGTGTCTCACGATGCGCGCGACGCAGAACAGCTCGCCTCCCGCCTATTCATTGTTGAGGGAGGCGAGATCACTCAGGCAGGATCGGTGAGTGAGGTGCTCGACGAACCAGCAACCCGATTCGTTCGCGCACTCGCCCGCTCAACCGGCCGCTCGACCGATCACTCAACTGTGGAAACTGAGTAG
- a CDS encoding ABC transporter permease gives MDSVAHKQRGLRTNDTGSRAPLAALLPAVLGLALLVFPLIALISRASWSTLWQDITSETALQALGLSFGTALAATVLCVLFGVPLALLMARSSARTSALLRTLVAVPLVLPPMVGGVALLFLFGRSSPIGQAIDSLWGITLPFTTPAVVLAQAFVALPFLVLAVEGTLRGSGVRYEQAAAGLGAGRWMVLTRITLPLAAPGLLAGVILSFARALGEFGATALFAGNAPGVTQTMPLAIYTAFNGGGDGRGPAVALSLLLLAAALLVLLTLRAWRPGALK, from the coding sequence ATGGATTCAGTGGCGCATAAGCAACGTGGTTTGCGTACCAACGACACCGGAAGTCGGGCTCCGCTTGCTGCCCTTCTCCCCGCCGTGCTCGGCCTCGCCCTCCTCGTATTTCCGCTCATCGCGCTCATCTCACGCGCCTCGTGGTCGACGCTGTGGCAAGACATCACCTCTGAAACAGCACTCCAGGCGCTCGGCCTCTCGTTCGGAACGGCGCTCGCCGCGACAGTCCTGTGCGTGCTCTTCGGAGTGCCGCTCGCGCTACTCATGGCCCGCTCGAGCGCTCGCACGTCTGCGTTACTGCGCACCCTGGTCGCGGTGCCGCTCGTGCTGCCGCCGATGGTGGGCGGCGTAGCTCTGCTGTTTCTGTTCGGGCGCTCGAGCCCGATCGGTCAGGCGATCGACAGCCTCTGGGGCATCACGCTGCCGTTCACTACCCCTGCCGTCGTATTGGCACAGGCATTTGTGGCGCTCCCTTTCTTGGTGCTTGCGGTCGAAGGCACGTTGCGCGGCTCGGGAGTGCGCTACGAGCAGGCTGCTGCTGGCCTCGGTGCCGGAAGGTGGATGGTGCTCACACGCATCACACTTCCGCTCGCAGCGCCGGGCCTGCTTGCTGGGGTGATCTTGAGCTTCGCGCGGGCCCTCGGAGAGTTTGGGGCGACCGCACTGTTTGCCGGCAATGCCCCCGGCGTGACACAGACCATGCCGCTCGCGATCTACACCGCATTCAACGGTGGTGGCGACGGGCGCGGCCCGGCTGTTGCGCTGTCGCTACTCCTTCTCGCTGCCGCGCTTCTCGTACTCCTCACTCTGCGCGCTTGGAGACCGGGAGCACTCAAATGA
- the modA gene encoding molybdate ABC transporter substrate-binding protein, whose protein sequence is MRQRRFVPVLAASFLALSSTLVACSSTSAPGADAESGTAAVEVQEITVFAAASLKGAFEEIATAFEAEHAGIVVEQLVTDGSSTLATQINEGAPADVFASADEKNMQIVVNAGNAESPELFASNTLVVAVPSGNPGGVESLANLANVTTVLCAPEVPCGSASVRLLEAADVSVTPASLEQNVTAVLQKVAANEADAGLVYATDVIGDAQVESFEPEGAEEVVNRYPLVALKGTAEPNAAQAFVDFVLSEAGQEILAKYGFSGA, encoded by the coding sequence ATGCGTCAGCGTCGCTTTGTTCCCGTGCTTGCGGCCAGTTTCCTCGCCTTAAGCTCGACGCTCGTCGCCTGCTCATCTACGTCCGCCCCTGGTGCTGATGCCGAGAGCGGCACGGCCGCTGTCGAGGTGCAAGAGATCACTGTCTTTGCGGCCGCATCACTCAAAGGTGCGTTCGAGGAAATCGCAACGGCATTCGAGGCCGAACATGCCGGCATCGTCGTCGAGCAACTTGTCACCGATGGCTCGTCAACACTCGCGACGCAAATCAACGAGGGTGCTCCGGCCGATGTGTTCGCCTCTGCCGACGAGAAAAACATGCAGATCGTCGTCAATGCCGGGAACGCGGAATCCCCAGAGCTGTTTGCGTCGAACACGCTCGTCGTGGCCGTGCCCTCGGGTAATCCGGGCGGCGTCGAATCACTCGCCAATCTTGCGAATGTCACCACGGTGTTGTGCGCGCCGGAGGTGCCGTGCGGGAGCGCCTCTGTTCGCCTGCTCGAAGCCGCAGATGTTTCGGTGACGCCCGCAAGCCTCGAACAGAACGTGACGGCTGTCTTGCAGAAGGTAGCTGCCAATGAGGCAGACGCAGGACTCGTATACGCGACCGATGTGATCGGTGACGCCCAGGTCGAGAGCTTCGAACCCGAGGGTGCAGAAGAAGTCGTGAACCGCTACCCGCTCGTCGCACTCAAAGGCACAGCCGAGCCCAACGCAGCACAGGCATTCGTTGACTTCGTGCTCAGCGAAGCAGGCCAAGAGATCCTGGCGAAGTATGGATTCAGTGGCGCATAA
- the moaA gene encoding GTP 3',8-cyclase MoaA: protein MSARSHESAARQGEFRSAPGRGATMLPATGLTDRLGRELHDLRISITDRCNFRCVYCMPKEIFGRDFQFMERSELLTFEEIERLARVAVSLGVRKLRLTGGEPLLRRGVEELVARLAAIHTPDGTPLDLALTTNGSALPVKAEALAAAGLGRVTISLDSLRDERFQAMNDVRFPVRRVLEAIVAAEAAGLGPVKVNTVLKRGMNDDEILELAEHFRGAPHPLRFIEYMDVGSSNGWELKDVVPSAEVISRISEVYPLVPVAPAHPGETAKRWRYADGTPGEIGVISSVTGAFCGDCTRARVSAEGKLFTCLFASEGTDLRALLRSGAADDELAAALTGVWHERDDRYSEIRSQASANRGGSTRRIEMSYIGG from the coding sequence ATGAGCGCTCGATCTCACGAGTCGGCAGCACGCCAAGGAGAGTTCCGCTCCGCGCCCGGGCGGGGAGCGACGATGCTGCCAGCGACTGGCCTGACCGACCGACTCGGCCGCGAACTTCATGACCTTCGCATCTCGATCACCGATCGGTGCAACTTCCGCTGTGTCTATTGCATGCCAAAAGAAATTTTCGGCAGAGACTTTCAGTTCATGGAGCGCTCAGAACTGCTCACCTTCGAAGAGATTGAGCGCCTCGCCCGTGTCGCCGTATCGCTTGGCGTGCGCAAGCTGCGGTTGACGGGCGGAGAGCCGCTATTGCGGCGCGGCGTCGAAGAACTCGTTGCGCGGCTTGCCGCGATCCACACCCCTGACGGTACGCCGCTCGACCTTGCACTCACGACGAACGGGTCGGCGCTGCCGGTGAAGGCGGAGGCGCTCGCCGCAGCGGGTCTCGGGCGCGTGACAATCTCGCTCGATTCGCTGCGAGATGAGCGTTTTCAGGCGATGAACGACGTGCGCTTTCCGGTGAGAAGAGTGCTTGAAGCGATAGTGGCGGCCGAGGCCGCGGGGCTTGGCCCGGTGAAGGTGAACACTGTGCTCAAGCGGGGCATGAACGACGACGAGATTTTAGAACTCGCCGAGCATTTCAGGGGCGCCCCGCACCCGCTTCGGTTCATCGAGTACATGGATGTCGGCAGCTCGAACGGGTGGGAACTGAAAGACGTGGTGCCATCCGCTGAGGTCATCAGCCGTATCTCCGAGGTGTACCCGCTCGTGCCGGTCGCTCCTGCGCACCCGGGAGAAACTGCGAAGCGCTGGCGTTACGCAGACGGCACACCGGGAGAGATTGGCGTCATATCAAGCGTGACCGGCGCGTTCTGCGGCGACTGCACCCGCGCCCGCGTCTCCGCCGAGGGCAAGCTCTTCACCTGCTTGTTCGCAAGCGAGGGCACCGACCTGCGTGCGCTTCTGCGCAGCGGAGCGGCAGACGACGAGCTTGCTGCCGCACTCACCGGCGTGTGGCACGAGCGTGACGACCGCTATTCCGAGATCCGCTCACAAGCGAGCGCGAATCGCGGTGGATCGACGCGGCGCATCGAAATGTCCTACATCGGCGGTTGA
- a CDS encoding molybdenum cofactor biosynthesis protein MoaE, producing MTETATGVFARVTDTPIDEAAVREAVNAPDCGAVTLFHGVIRNHDGGEDVRALDYSSHPLAEELLAKVVREETERTGVRLAAWHRVGSLEIGDAALVAAAASAHRAEAFAAIETLVERIKTEVPIWKRQHYTSGSSDWVGL from the coding sequence ATGACCGAGACTGCGACAGGCGTGTTTGCGCGGGTGACAGACACCCCAATTGACGAGGCTGCTGTTCGCGAGGCGGTGAATGCACCCGACTGTGGTGCGGTGACGTTGTTTCACGGAGTCATTCGCAACCATGACGGCGGCGAAGACGTGCGCGCGCTCGACTACAGCTCGCATCCGCTCGCGGAGGAGCTGCTCGCGAAAGTCGTGCGCGAGGAGACCGAGCGAACTGGCGTGAGGCTCGCGGCCTGGCACCGGGTCGGCTCGCTCGAGATCGGCGATGCGGCACTGGTTGCGGCAGCCGCATCTGCCCACCGCGCAGAGGCATTCGCGGCGATCGAGACGCTCGTTGAGCGGATCAAAACCGAAGTGCCGATTTGGAAGCGGCAGCACTACACGAGCGGCTCATCTGACTGGGTCGGGCTCTAG